The Lucilia cuprina isolate Lc7/37 chromosome 5, ASM2204524v1, whole genome shotgun sequence genome includes a window with the following:
- the LOC111681979 gene encoding IQ motif and SEC7 domain-containing protein 1 isoform X3, with product MSETDLYDKPNSESFLQYGSEKQPPPIVVVVGDGRSRVRKVVRTATRHVTVVSYSTRHKETKTHTSHHVTTVSFPQKPIERSGSAQYGIAGIPGSNTSGSESGGYVYLQQHYVPTSASTNSSNSIPYPVDNQPSVVFQQHPQHYASCHQQQQQQQQLPMNFHTGGIHYAHHINTHDHGYHKNHHHHIHGHHQHHYHHGGAVVIAGSGVGTGIGSGGTSPSSMHHQNANKKNTIRNGSEVLKRSRTQSAYELSQDLLEKQIELLERKYGGVRARNAAITIQRAFRHYMMVKKFASITAMAKAEKRLSRRTMVVSGAAAVDDAAVANTSMSSAYSSKTESQLESNQSNTVSAQGTQQQIQPRVTIMPGPPGSVGHQSLASGSRTPPTRSLSMRERRHVDGGTIPRSQSGASNTSVSSSVSTGVTGSSHPHVNLLHTADPHYYAAHSLSGGQMAAYCGSYHSVQHDGSFASSANSSHLDSSLNVSWVNASGTSPHTPYYSAAQIYMRPRGSSTSSQDRKKVPPEVPKRTSSITAQQHAQHLAAQQQQLQMHQQMMVMRQTPPPPSLIRSNGLCKSAENGSLTSVQSSGSDSSATSVERNAISDLGSDRSNSPNTWKRGTNLNSSQQFVHTSDPAFAHAQNSAAMAALVSGVAPVEDHAISSHTSAAQYEHHEQHEHQQIIVTATQTPPNYKVSETIRKRQYRVGLNLFNKKPEKGITYLIRRGFLENTPQGVARFLITRKGLSRQMIGEYLGNLQNQFNMAVLNCFAMELDLSGMQVDVALRKFQAYFRMPGEAQKIERLMEIFSQRFCQCNQDIVGRLRSSDTIFVLAFAIIMLNTDLHTPNLKPERRMRVEDFIKNLRGIDDCHDIDKDMLAGIYERVKANEFKPGSDHVTQVMKVQATIVGKKPNLALPHRRLVCYCRLYEIPDINKKERPGVHQREVFLFNDLLVITKIFSKKKSSVTYTFRNSFPLCGMVVTLLDVPNYPFCIQLSQKVDGKILVTFNARNEHDRCKFAEDLKESICEMDEMESLRIEAELERQKSARSRATGNSENRDSGVADVEVCPCPYQTPQANEPAQNPTENTQQLKRSALSNSLLDIHEQFGGDKPQRRGSVGSLDSGMSISFQSTTTSNASRENAAVIAAAANAAAAKMRLGTTATAPAGGLYIAPGVQGYNQIAYIQQQHPHIMQQQHQIQQNSQHQQSQAPATGRIPGRERKLSRSEENRSTEV from the exons ttttccaCAAAAACCAATTGAACGAAGTGGGTCAGCTCAATATGGAATTGCTGGAATACCTGGATCAAATACGTCTGGCTCTGAAAGTGGTGGATATGTTTATTTACAACAGCACTATGTTCCCACTTCGGCATCCACCAATTCGTCCAATTCAATACCTTATCCAGTGGACAACCAGCCATCTGTGGTCTTCCAACAACATCCACAGCACTACGCATCGTgccatcaacaacaacagcaacaacaacaattgcctATGAATTTTCATACTg gtGGAATACATTATGCTCATCACATTAATACACATGATCATGGTTATCATAAAAACCACCATCATCATATTCACGGACACCATCAACATCATTACCATCATGGGGGTGCTGTTGTTATAGCTGGTAGTGGTGTTGGGACTGGAATAGGCAGTGGTGGTACTTCACCTTCTTCAATGCACCATCAAAatgcgaataaaaaaaatacaattcgtAATGGCAGCGAAGTACTGAAACGATCCAGAACACAGTCTGC GTACGAACTTTCACAGGATTTGCTTGAGAAGCAAATTGAATTGCTGGAACGTAAATACGGCGGCGTACGTGCTCGAAACGCTGCAATTACAATTCAGAGAGCATTTCGTCATTACATGATGGTAAAAAAATTTGCGTCAATAACAGCAATGGCTAAAGCAGAAAAACGACTAAGTCGGCGCACAATGGTCGTTAGTGGCGCAGCAGCAGTTGATGATGCAGCGGTAGCTAATACGTCAATGTCTTCCGCATATAGTAGTAAAACCGAATCTCAATTAGAGTCAAATCAATCTAACACAGTGTCCGCTCAAGGAACTCAGCAGCAAATACAACCACGCGTTACTATAATGCCAGGTCCTCCCGGTAGTGTTGGCCACCAATCTTTGGCATCCGGCTCTAGGACCCCTCCAACGCGATCGTTATCGATGCGAGAGCGGCGACACGTAGATGGTGGCACAATACCACGCAGTCAATCAG gcGCTTCCAACACTTCGGTCTCAAGTTCGGTGTCTACCGGTGTAACGGGATCAAGTCATCCTCATGTTAACTTGTTACATACAGCAGATCCCCATTACTATGCAGCTCATAGCTTAAGTGGTGGACAAATGGCAGCTTACTGTGGAAGTTATCACTCCGTACAGCACGATGGAAGTTTTGCAAGCTCGGCAAATAGTTCTCACTTGGATTCGTCACTCAACGTGTCTTGGGTAAATGCAAGTGGGACTTCTCCACATACACCATACTATTCGGCAGCTCAAATTTATATGAGGCCTCGCGGCTCATCAACTTCGTCGCAGGATCGAAAGAAAGTTCCACCAGAGGTGCCAAAGAGAACATCCTCAATAACTGCTCAGCAACATGCACAACATTTAGCTGCACAGCAGCAGCAACTCCAAATGCATCAACAAATGATGGTGATGCGACAAACTCCCCCGCCCCCTTCGCTAATACGTTCAAATGGCCTTTGTAAATCAGCTGAAAACGGTAGTCTAACGTCGGTGCAGAGTTCAGGCAGTGACTCGAGCGCTACTTCTGTAGAACGTAATGCCATTAGCGATTTGGGATCGGATCGCTCAAACTCTCCGAATACTTGGAAGCGAGGTACTAATCTCAACAGTTCACAGCAGTTTGTCCACACATCAGATCCAGCTTTTGCACACGCACAAAATTCAGCAGCCATGGCAGCTCTGGTAAGTGGTGTTGCACCTGTGGAAGACCATGCAATTTCATctcacactagtgctgctcagTATGAACACCACGAGCAACATGAGCATCAACAAATAATAGTAACCGCTACCCAAACTCCTCCCAATTACAAGGTATCTGAAACCATCCGCAAGCGCCAGTATCGTGTTGGTTTGAACCTCTTCAATAAGAAGCCAGAAAAGGGAATAACCTATCTAATACGTCGAGGTTTTCTAGAAAACACTCCTCAAG GCGTCGCCCGTTTTCTGATTACACGCAAAGGATTATCACGGCAAATGATAGGCGAATATTtaggaaatttacaaaatcagTTTAATATGGCCGTACTTAATTGCTTCGCCATGGAACTGGATTTGTCTGGCATGCAGGTTGATGTTGCGTTACGGAAATTTCAAGCTTATTTCCGCATGCCCGGCGAAGCGCAAAAAATCGAAAGGCTTATGGAGATATTTTCGCAGCGTTTCTGTCAATGTAATCAAGACATTGTGGGCCGACTAAGATCATCAGATACG ATCTTTGTACTAGCGTTTGCTATCATTATGCTAAACACCGACTTACATACCCCCAATTTAAAACCAGAGCGACGTATGCGTGTGGAGgactttataaaaaatcttcgtGGCATTGATGATTGCCACGACATCGACAAAGATATGTTGGCTGGAATATATGAACGAGTTAAAGCTAATGAATTCAAACCTGGCAGTGACCATGTGACTCAAGTGATGAAGGTTCAAGCAACAATTGTAGGAAAAAAGCCAAACCTCGCATTGCCGCATCGCCGCCTAGTGTGTTATTGTCGCCTTTACGAAATTCCCGATATCAACAAAAAAGAACGACCCGGTGTTCACCAACGTGAGGTGTTTCTTTTTAACGATCTGCTAgtcattacaaaaatattcagcAAGAAAAAATCATCGGTAACATACACATTTCGCAATAGTTTCCCACTATGTGGAATGGTTGTTACACTCTTGGATGTGCCCAACTATCCCTTCTGTATACAACTATCGCAAAAAGTCGATGGAAAGATTCTTGTTACTTTCAATGCTCGCAACGAGCACGATCGATGCAAGTTTGCAGAAGACCTCAAAGAATCTATTTGTGAAATGGATGAAATGGAGTCTCTGCGAATTGAAGCCGAACTTGAACGCCAAAAATCAGCGCGATCGCGTGCCACAGGAAATTCGGAAAATCGAGATAGTGGTGTGGCAGATGTTGAGGTATGTCCCTGCCCCTACCAAACACCACAAGCCAACGAGCCTGCACAAAATCCAACAGAAAACACACAGCAATTGAAGCGAAGTGCCCTAAGCAATAGTTTGTTGGACATACATGAACAGT TTGGTGGCGATAAACCCCAAAGACGTGGCAGTGTTGGCTCTCTAGACAGTGGTATGTCAATATCATTTCAATCGACTACAACCAGTAATGCATCACGTGAAAATGCCGCTGTTATAGCAGCTGCAGCAAATGCTGCCGCCGCTAAAATGAGATTGGGCACGACTGCGACTGCACCTGCTGGTGGCTTATATATCGCGCCAGGTGTTCAGGGTTATAATCAAATTGCTTATATTCAACAACAACATCCGCATATTATGCAACAACAGCATCAGATTCAGCAAAATTCGCAACATCAACAATCTCAGGCACCAGCAACTGGTCGTATACCCGGACGTGAGAGAAAACTTTCCCGTTCCGAGGAAAACAGATCGACTGAAgtttaa
- the LOC111681979 gene encoding IQ motif and SEC7 domain-containing protein 1 isoform X5 — translation MITSNDIYCFPQKPIERSGSAQYGIAGIPGSNTSGSESGGYVYLQQHYVPTSASTNSSNSIPYPVDNQPSVVFQQHPQHYASCHQQQQQQQQLPMNFHTGGIHYAHHINTHDHGYHKNHHHHIHGHHQHHYHHGGAVVIAGSGVGTGIGSGGTSPSSMHHQNANKKNTIRNGSEVLKRSRTQSAYELSQDLLEKQIELLERKYGGVRARNAAITIQRAFRHYMMVKKFASITAMAKAEKRLSRRTMVVSGAAAVDDAAVANTSMSSAYSSKTESQLESNQSNTVSAQGTQQQIQPRVTIMPGPPGSVGHQSLASGSRTPPTRSLSMRERRHVDGGTIPRSQSGASNTSVSSSVSTGVTGSSHPHVNLLHTADPHYYAAHSLSGGQMAAYCGSYHSVQHDGSFASSANSSHLDSSLNVSWVNASGTSPHTPYYSAAQIYMRPRGSSTSSQDRKKVPPEVPKRTSSITAQQHAQHLAAQQQQLQMHQQMMVMRQTPPPPSLIRSNGLCKSAENGSLTSVQSSGSDSSATSVERNAISDLGSDRSNSPNTWKRGTNLNSSQQFVHTSDPAFAHAQNSAAMAALVSGVAPVEDHAISSHTSAAQYEHHEQHEHQQIIVTATQTPPNYKVSETIRKRQYRVGLNLFNKKPEKGITYLIRRGFLENTPQGVARFLITRKGLSRQMIGEYLGNLQNQFNMAVLNCFAMELDLSGMQVDVALRKFQAYFRMPGEAQKIERLMEIFSQRFCQCNQDIVGRLRSSDTIFVLAFAIIMLNTDLHTPNLKPERRMRVEDFIKNLRGIDDCHDIDKDMLAGIYERVKANEFKPGSDHVTQVMKVQATIVGKKPNLALPHRRLVCYCRLYEIPDINKKERPGVHQREVFLFNDLLVITKIFSKKKSSVTYTFRNSFPLCGMVVTLLDVPNYPFCIQLSQKVDGKILVTFNARNEHDRCKFAEDLKESICEMDEMESLRIEAELERQKSARSRATGNSENRDSGVADVEVCPCPYQTPQANEPAQNPTENTQQLKRSALSNSLLDIHEQFGGDKPQRRGSVGSLDSGMSISFQSTTTSNASRENAAVIAAAANAAAAKMRLGTTATAPAGGLYIAPGVQGYNQIAYIQQQHPHIMQQQHQIQQNSQHQQSQAPATGRIPGRERKLSRSEENRSTEV, via the exons ttttccaCAAAAACCAATTGAACGAAGTGGGTCAGCTCAATATGGAATTGCTGGAATACCTGGATCAAATACGTCTGGCTCTGAAAGTGGTGGATATGTTTATTTACAACAGCACTATGTTCCCACTTCGGCATCCACCAATTCGTCCAATTCAATACCTTATCCAGTGGACAACCAGCCATCTGTGGTCTTCCAACAACATCCACAGCACTACGCATCGTgccatcaacaacaacagcaacaacaacaattgcctATGAATTTTCATACTg gtGGAATACATTATGCTCATCACATTAATACACATGATCATGGTTATCATAAAAACCACCATCATCATATTCACGGACACCATCAACATCATTACCATCATGGGGGTGCTGTTGTTATAGCTGGTAGTGGTGTTGGGACTGGAATAGGCAGTGGTGGTACTTCACCTTCTTCAATGCACCATCAAAatgcgaataaaaaaaatacaattcgtAATGGCAGCGAAGTACTGAAACGATCCAGAACACAGTCTGC GTACGAACTTTCACAGGATTTGCTTGAGAAGCAAATTGAATTGCTGGAACGTAAATACGGCGGCGTACGTGCTCGAAACGCTGCAATTACAATTCAGAGAGCATTTCGTCATTACATGATGGTAAAAAAATTTGCGTCAATAACAGCAATGGCTAAAGCAGAAAAACGACTAAGTCGGCGCACAATGGTCGTTAGTGGCGCAGCAGCAGTTGATGATGCAGCGGTAGCTAATACGTCAATGTCTTCCGCATATAGTAGTAAAACCGAATCTCAATTAGAGTCAAATCAATCTAACACAGTGTCCGCTCAAGGAACTCAGCAGCAAATACAACCACGCGTTACTATAATGCCAGGTCCTCCCGGTAGTGTTGGCCACCAATCTTTGGCATCCGGCTCTAGGACCCCTCCAACGCGATCGTTATCGATGCGAGAGCGGCGACACGTAGATGGTGGCACAATACCACGCAGTCAATCAG gcGCTTCCAACACTTCGGTCTCAAGTTCGGTGTCTACCGGTGTAACGGGATCAAGTCATCCTCATGTTAACTTGTTACATACAGCAGATCCCCATTACTATGCAGCTCATAGCTTAAGTGGTGGACAAATGGCAGCTTACTGTGGAAGTTATCACTCCGTACAGCACGATGGAAGTTTTGCAAGCTCGGCAAATAGTTCTCACTTGGATTCGTCACTCAACGTGTCTTGGGTAAATGCAAGTGGGACTTCTCCACATACACCATACTATTCGGCAGCTCAAATTTATATGAGGCCTCGCGGCTCATCAACTTCGTCGCAGGATCGAAAGAAAGTTCCACCAGAGGTGCCAAAGAGAACATCCTCAATAACTGCTCAGCAACATGCACAACATTTAGCTGCACAGCAGCAGCAACTCCAAATGCATCAACAAATGATGGTGATGCGACAAACTCCCCCGCCCCCTTCGCTAATACGTTCAAATGGCCTTTGTAAATCAGCTGAAAACGGTAGTCTAACGTCGGTGCAGAGTTCAGGCAGTGACTCGAGCGCTACTTCTGTAGAACGTAATGCCATTAGCGATTTGGGATCGGATCGCTCAAACTCTCCGAATACTTGGAAGCGAGGTACTAATCTCAACAGTTCACAGCAGTTTGTCCACACATCAGATCCAGCTTTTGCACACGCACAAAATTCAGCAGCCATGGCAGCTCTGGTAAGTGGTGTTGCACCTGTGGAAGACCATGCAATTTCATctcacactagtgctgctcagTATGAACACCACGAGCAACATGAGCATCAACAAATAATAGTAACCGCTACCCAAACTCCTCCCAATTACAAGGTATCTGAAACCATCCGCAAGCGCCAGTATCGTGTTGGTTTGAACCTCTTCAATAAGAAGCCAGAAAAGGGAATAACCTATCTAATACGTCGAGGTTTTCTAGAAAACACTCCTCAAG GCGTCGCCCGTTTTCTGATTACACGCAAAGGATTATCACGGCAAATGATAGGCGAATATTtaggaaatttacaaaatcagTTTAATATGGCCGTACTTAATTGCTTCGCCATGGAACTGGATTTGTCTGGCATGCAGGTTGATGTTGCGTTACGGAAATTTCAAGCTTATTTCCGCATGCCCGGCGAAGCGCAAAAAATCGAAAGGCTTATGGAGATATTTTCGCAGCGTTTCTGTCAATGTAATCAAGACATTGTGGGCCGACTAAGATCATCAGATACG ATCTTTGTACTAGCGTTTGCTATCATTATGCTAAACACCGACTTACATACCCCCAATTTAAAACCAGAGCGACGTATGCGTGTGGAGgactttataaaaaatcttcgtGGCATTGATGATTGCCACGACATCGACAAAGATATGTTGGCTGGAATATATGAACGAGTTAAAGCTAATGAATTCAAACCTGGCAGTGACCATGTGACTCAAGTGATGAAGGTTCAAGCAACAATTGTAGGAAAAAAGCCAAACCTCGCATTGCCGCATCGCCGCCTAGTGTGTTATTGTCGCCTTTACGAAATTCCCGATATCAACAAAAAAGAACGACCCGGTGTTCACCAACGTGAGGTGTTTCTTTTTAACGATCTGCTAgtcattacaaaaatattcagcAAGAAAAAATCATCGGTAACATACACATTTCGCAATAGTTTCCCACTATGTGGAATGGTTGTTACACTCTTGGATGTGCCCAACTATCCCTTCTGTATACAACTATCGCAAAAAGTCGATGGAAAGATTCTTGTTACTTTCAATGCTCGCAACGAGCACGATCGATGCAAGTTTGCAGAAGACCTCAAAGAATCTATTTGTGAAATGGATGAAATGGAGTCTCTGCGAATTGAAGCCGAACTTGAACGCCAAAAATCAGCGCGATCGCGTGCCACAGGAAATTCGGAAAATCGAGATAGTGGTGTGGCAGATGTTGAGGTATGTCCCTGCCCCTACCAAACACCACAAGCCAACGAGCCTGCACAAAATCCAACAGAAAACACACAGCAATTGAAGCGAAGTGCCCTAAGCAATAGTTTGTTGGACATACATGAACAGT TTGGTGGCGATAAACCCCAAAGACGTGGCAGTGTTGGCTCTCTAGACAGTGGTATGTCAATATCATTTCAATCGACTACAACCAGTAATGCATCACGTGAAAATGCCGCTGTTATAGCAGCTGCAGCAAATGCTGCCGCCGCTAAAATGAGATTGGGCACGACTGCGACTGCACCTGCTGGTGGCTTATATATCGCGCCAGGTGTTCAGGGTTATAATCAAATTGCTTATATTCAACAACAACATCCGCATATTATGCAACAACAGCATCAGATTCAGCAAAATTCGCAACATCAACAATCTCAGGCACCAGCAACTGGTCGTATACCCGGACGTGAGAGAAAACTTTCCCGTTCCGAGGAAAACAGATCGACTGAAgtttaa
- the LOC111681979 gene encoding IQ motif and SEC7 domain-containing protein 1 isoform X7 has translation MSETDLYDKPNSESFLQYGSEKQPPPIVVVVGDGRSRVRKVVRTATRHVTVVSYSTRHKETKTHTSHHVTTVSFPQKPIERSGSAQYGIAGIPGSNTSGSESGGYVYLQQHYVPTSASTNSSNSIPYPVDNQPSVVFQQHPQHYASCHQQQQQQQQLPMNFHTGGIHYAHHINTHDHGYHKNHHHHIHGHHQHHYHHGGAVVIAGSGVGTGIGSGGTSPSSMHHQNANKKNTIRNGSEVLKRSRTQSAYELSQDLLEKQIELLERKYGGVRARNAAITIQRAFRHYMMVKKFASITAMAKAEKRLSRRTMVVSGAAAVDDAAVANTSMSSAYSSKTESQLESNQSNTVSAQGTQQQIQPRVTIMPGPPGSVGHQSLASGSRTPPTRSLSMRERRHVDGGTIPRSQSGASNTSVSSSVSTGVTGSSHPHVNLLHTADPHYYAAHSLSGGQMAAYCGSYHSVQHDGSFASSANSSHLDSSLNVSWVNASGTSPHTPYYSAAQIYMRPRGSSTSSQDRKKVPPEVPKRTSSITAQQHAQHLAAQQQQLQMHQQMMVMRQTPPPPSLIRSNGLCKSAENGSLTSVQSSGSDSSATSVERNAISDLGSDRSNSPNTWKRGTNLNSSQQFVHTSDPAFAHAQNSAAMAALVSGVAPVEDHAISSHTSAAQYEHHEQHEHQQIIVTATQTPPNYKVSETIRKRQYRVGLNLFNKKPEKGITYLIRRGFLENTPQGVARFLITRKGLSRQMIGEYLGNLQNQFNMAVLNCFAMELDLSGMQVDVALRKFQAYFRMPGEAQKIERLMEIFSQRFCQCNQDIVGRLRSSDTIFVLAFAIIMLNTDLHTPNLKPERRMRVEDFIKNLRGIDDCHDIDKDMLAGIYERVKANEFKPGSDHVTQVMKVQATIVGKKPNLALPHRRLVCYCRLYEIPDINKKERPGVHQREVFLFNDLLVITKIFSKKKSSVTYTFRNSFPLCGMVVTLLDVPNYPFCIQLSQKVDGKILVTFNARNEHDRCKFAEDLKESICEMDEMESLRIEAELERQKSARSRATGNSENRDSGVADVEVCPCPYQTPQANEPAQNPTENTQQLKRSALSNSLLDIHEQFGGDKPQRRGSVGSLDSGMSISFQSTTTSNASRENAAVIAAAANAAAAKMRLGTTATAPAGGLYIAPGVQGYNQIAYIQQQHPHIMQQQHQIQQNSQHQQSQAPATGRIPGRERKLSRSEENRSTEV, from the exons ttttccaCAAAAACCAATTGAACGAAGTGGGTCAGCTCAATATGGAATTGCTGGAATACCTGGATCAAATACGTCTGGCTCTGAAAGTGGTGGATATGTTTATTTACAACAGCACTATGTTCCCACTTCGGCATCCACCAATTCGTCCAATTCAATACCTTATCCAGTGGACAACCAGCCATCTGTGGTCTTCCAACAACATCCACAGCACTACGCATCGTgccatcaacaacaacagcaacaacaacaattgcctATGAATTTTCATACTg gtGGAATACATTATGCTCATCACATTAATACACATGATCATGGTTATCATAAAAACCACCATCATCATATTCACGGACACCATCAACATCATTACCATCATGGGGGTGCTGTTGTTATAGCTGGTAGTGGTGTTGGGACTGGAATAGGCAGTGGTGGTACTTCACCTTCTTCAATGCACCATCAAAatgcgaataaaaaaaatacaattcgtAATGGCAGCGAAGTACTGAAACGATCCAGAACACAGTCTGC GTACGAACTTTCACAGGATTTGCTTGAGAAGCAAATTGAATTGCTGGAACGTAAATACGGCGGCGTACGTGCTCGAAACGCTGCAATTACAATTCAGAGAGCATTTCGTCATTACATGATGGTAAAAAAATTTGCGTCAATAACAGCAATGGCTAAAGCAGAAAAACGACTAAGTCGGCGCACAATGGTCGTTAGTGGCGCAGCAGCAGTTGATGATGCAGCGGTAGCTAATACGTCAATGTCTTCCGCATATAGTAGTAAAACCGAATCTCAATTAGAGTCAAATCAATCTAACACAGTGTCCGCTCAAGGAACTCAGCAGCAAATACAACCACGCGTTACTATAATGCCAGGTCCTCCCGGTAGTGTTGGCCACCAATCTTTGGCATCCGGCTCTAGGACCCCTCCAACGCGATCGTTATCGATGCGAGAGCGGCGACACGTAGATGGTGGCACAATACCACGCAGTCAATCAG gcGCTTCCAACACTTCGGTCTCAAGTTCGGTGTCTACCGGTGTAACGGGATCAAGTCATCCTCATGTTAACTTGTTACATACAGCAGATCCCCATTACTATGCAGCTCATAGCTTAAGTGGTGGACAAATGGCAGCTTACTGTGGAAGTTATCACTCCGTACAGCACGATGGAAGTTTTGCAAGCTCGGCAAATAGTTCTCACTTGGATTCGTCACTCAACGTGTCTTGGGTAAATGCAAGTGGGACTTCTCCACATACACCATACTATTCGGCAGCTCAAATTTATATGAGGCCTCGCGGCTCATCAACTTCGTCGCAGGATCGAAAGAAAGTTCCACCAGAGGTGCCAAAGAGAACATCCTCAATAACTGCTCAGCAACATGCACAACATTTAGCTGCACAGCAGCAGCAACTCCAAATGCATCAACAAATGATGGTGATGCGACAAACTCCCCCGCCCCCTTCGCTAATACGTTCAAATGGCCTTTGTAAATCAGCTGAAAACGGTAGTCTAACGTCGGTGCAGAGTTCAGGCAGTGACTCGAGCGCTACTTCTGTAGAACGTAATGCCATTAGCGATTTGGGATCGGATCGCTCAAACTCTCCGAATACTTGGAAGCGAGGTACTAATCTCAACAGTTCACAGCAGTTTGTCCACACATCAGATCCAGCTTTTGCACACGCACAAAATTCAGCAGCCATGGCAGCTCTGGTAAGTGGTGTTGCACCTGTGGAAGACCATGCAATTTCATctcacactagtgctgctcagTATGAACACCACGAGCAACATGAGCATCAACAAATAATAGTAACCGCTACCCAAACTCCTCCCAATTACAAGGTATCTGAAACCATCCGCAAGCGCCAGTATCGTGTTGGTTTGAACCTCTTCAATAAGAAGCCAGAAAAGGGAATAACCTATCTAATACGTCGAG GTTTTCTAGAAAACACTCCTCAAGGCGTCGCCCGTTTTCTGATTACACGCAAAGGATTATCACGGCAAATGATAGGCGAATATTtaggaaatttacaaaatcagTTTAATATGGCCGTACTTAATTGCTTCGCCATGGAACTGGATTTGTCTGGCATGCAGGTTGATGTTGCGTTACGGAAATTTCAAGCTTATTTCCGCATGCCCGGCGAAGCGCAAAAAATCGAAAGGCTTATGGAGATATTTTCGCAGCGTTTCTGTCAATGTAATCAAGACATTGTGGGCCGACTAAGATCATCAGATACG ATCTTTGTACTAGCGTTTGCTATCATTATGCTAAACACCGACTTACATACCCCCAATTTAAAACCAGAGCGACGTATGCGTGTGGAGgactttataaaaaatcttcgtGGCATTGATGATTGCCACGACATCGACAAAGATATGTTGGCTGGAATATATGAACGAGTTAAAGCTAATGAATTCAAACCTGGCAGTGACCATGTGACTCAAGTGATGAAGGTTCAAGCAACAATTGTAGGAAAAAAGCCAAACCTCGCATTGCCGCATCGCCGCCTAGTGTGTTATTGTCGCCTTTACGAAATTCCCGATATCAACAAAAAAGAACGACCCGGTGTTCACCAACGTGAGGTGTTTCTTTTTAACGATCTGCTAgtcattacaaaaatattcagcAAGAAAAAATCATCGGTAACATACACATTTCGCAATAGTTTCCCACTATGTGGAATGGTTGTTACACTCTTGGATGTGCCCAACTATCCCTTCTGTATACAACTATCGCAAAAAGTCGATGGAAAGATTCTTGTTACTTTCAATGCTCGCAACGAGCACGATCGATGCAAGTTTGCAGAAGACCTCAAAGAATCTATTTGTGAAATGGATGAAATGGAGTCTCTGCGAATTGAAGCCGAACTTGAACGCCAAAAATCAGCGCGATCGCGTGCCACAGGAAATTCGGAAAATCGAGATAGTGGTGTGGCAGATGTTGAGGTATGTCCCTGCCCCTACCAAACACCACAAGCCAACGAGCCTGCACAAAATCCAACAGAAAACACACAGCAATTGAAGCGAAGTGCCCTAAGCAATAGTTTGTTGGACATACATGAACAGT TTGGTGGCGATAAACCCCAAAGACGTGGCAGTGTTGGCTCTCTAGACAGTGGTATGTCAATATCATTTCAATCGACTACAACCAGTAATGCATCACGTGAAAATGCCGCTGTTATAGCAGCTGCAGCAAATGCTGCCGCCGCTAAAATGAGATTGGGCACGACTGCGACTGCACCTGCTGGTGGCTTATATATCGCGCCAGGTGTTCAGGGTTATAATCAAATTGCTTATATTCAACAACAACATCCGCATATTATGCAACAACAGCATCAGATTCAGCAAAATTCGCAACATCAACAATCTCAGGCACCAGCAACTGGTCGTATACCCGGACGTGAGAGAAAACTTTCCCGTTCCGAGGAAAACAGATCGACTGAAgtttaa